In a genomic window of Rhododendron vialii isolate Sample 1 chromosome 12a, ASM3025357v1:
- the LOC131309560 gene encoding uncharacterized mitochondrial protein AtMg00810-like yields MSNTTLTLANSSTPAPSASRELEALQHNNTWSLVPLPVGHKPIALLLKGILRLRNAFLHGDLHEEVYMEPPTGLRRQGEHLVCRLNKSLYGLKHASKNWFSKFSHAIQRAGFQQSKADYSLFTKVTGNSFTAVLIYVDDILLTGNDLQEMACLKSFLLKHFHIKDLGDLKYFLGIKFSRSRKGIFTSQKKYALDILEDAGFLGARPEKFPMEQHLKLTPTDGILLDNPSRYRRLVGWLIYLITVTRPDIVYSVQTLSQFMHQPRKPHLEAALRVLRFIKGTPGQGLLFSATNYLALKAYCDSDWAGCPTTRRSITGYCIFLDNSLVSWKAKKQSNVARSSAEAEYRAMSATCLELTWLRYILRDLRVI; encoded by the exons ATGTCCAACACCACACTTACTCTTGCTAATTCATCGACTCCGGCGCCATCTGCATCTCGAG AATTGGAGGCTTTACAACACAATAACACTTGGTCACTTGTACCCTTGCCCGTTGGTCACAAACCCATTGCCTTGTTGCTAAAGGGTATACTCAGGTTGAGG AATGCCTTCCTCCACGGTGATTTACATGAAGAAGTCTATATGGAGCCCCCAACTGGCCTTCGCCGACAGGGGGAGCACTTAGTATGTCGGCTCAATAAATCTCTTTATGGCCTCAAACATGCCTCCAAAAATTGGTTTTCTAAATTCTCTCATGCTATTCAGAGGGCTGGTTTTCAACAATCAAAAGCtgactattctcttttcacaaaGGTCACGGGCAATTCCTTTACTGCCGTTCTTATTTATGTTGACGATATTCTGCTCACAGGGAATGATCTACAAGAAATGGCATGCCTCAAGTCATTTCTTCTAAAGCACTTCCACATTAAGGAtcttggagatttaaaatatttcttgggTATCAAGTTTTCCCGTTCCAGGAAAGGCATTTTCACGTCACAAAAGAAATATGCATTAGATATCTTAGAAGATGCTGGTTTTTTAGGAGCACGCCCAGAAAAGTTCCCAATGGAACAACATCTAAAACTCACCCCTACAGATGGCATTCTACTTGATAATCCTAGTAGGTACAGAAGACTAGTAGGTTGGTTAATCTATCTTATTACCGTGACAAGGCCGGACATAGTATACTCAGTCCAAACTTTGAGTCAGTTTATGCACCAGCCCAGGAAACCACATTTGGAAGCAGCTCTACGAGTACTAAGATTTATCAAGGGGACTCCTGGTCAAGGTTTACTTTTTTCGGCCACCAACTATCTTGCCTTAAAAGCTTATTGTGATTCAGATTGGGCAGGTTGCCCAACCACAAGAAGATCAATCACAGGTTATTGTATTTTCTTGGATAATTCTCTCGTCTCTTGGAAGGCTAAGAAACAATCTAATGTTGCCCGATCATCAGCAGAGGCAGAATATCGAGCCATGTCAGCCACATGTTTAGAGCTCACCTGGCTACGCTACATTTTACGTGATTTGAGAGTCATTTAG